The proteins below come from a single Microbulbifer sp. Q7 genomic window:
- a CDS encoding D-hexose-6-phosphate mutarotase: MAAHDHLASYITRTDSGALYDKPGLDLLVVQTGLCRAVIALQGAQVLEFTAQGRAPLLWLSPAAVFEAGTPVRGGVPLCLPWFGENTRDPAKPKHGLVRNQRWELVGTEEQADGSVALAFRFQHPGDALFAGSFECVLRVGLGTSLTFDLALTNTAEVATEYSWALHSYFAVADVADVEVEGLSGVSYRDKTRGFARDVLDGMQVFAGEVDRVFEQAPAQQTIHTPNPITTRSAGCHTVITWNPGAELAATIGDIGAHFSGFVCVEHGNAFADSWQLAAGESARASLTLSR, encoded by the coding sequence GTGGCAGCGCACGATCATCTGGCCTCGTATATCACACGCACCGACAGCGGTGCTCTCTACGACAAACCGGGCCTTGACCTGTTAGTGGTGCAGACCGGGCTTTGCCGGGCGGTGATTGCGCTGCAAGGTGCCCAGGTACTGGAATTTACTGCGCAAGGGCGCGCGCCGTTGTTGTGGCTGAGCCCTGCCGCAGTGTTCGAGGCAGGCACTCCGGTGCGCGGCGGTGTGCCGCTGTGCCTTCCCTGGTTTGGCGAGAACACGCGCGACCCCGCCAAACCCAAGCACGGCCTGGTGCGCAATCAGCGGTGGGAGCTGGTCGGCACTGAAGAACAGGCAGACGGCAGCGTGGCACTGGCATTTCGTTTTCAGCATCCGGGCGATGCACTGTTCGCTGGCAGCTTCGAGTGTGTGCTGCGCGTGGGGCTGGGTACTTCGCTGACGTTCGACCTGGCCTTGACCAACACGGCCGAGGTTGCCACGGAATACAGCTGGGCGCTGCATAGCTACTTCGCGGTGGCGGATGTCGCCGATGTCGAGGTCGAAGGGTTATCCGGAGTAAGTTACCGGGATAAAACCCGGGGCTTTGCGCGCGATGTGCTCGACGGCATGCAAGTGTTTGCCGGCGAGGTGGACCGGGTATTTGAACAGGCACCCGCGCAGCAAACCATTCATACCCCCAACCCGATTACCACCCGCAGTGCGGGCTGCCATACGGTGATCACCTGGAATCCAGGTGCCGAACTCGCCGCGACGATCGGCGATATCGGAGCGCATTTTTCTGGCTTTGTGTGTGTCGAGCACGGCAATGCGTTTGCCGATAGCTGGCAGTTGGCAGCCGGTGAATCGGCCCGTGCCAGCCTGACTCTGAGCCGCTGA
- a CDS encoding MBL fold metallo-hydrolase — MAIRFASLGSGSKGNGTLVASGDHCLLVDCGFTIKETERRLARLGVSPADLTAILVTHEHSDHMGGVGPFARKHRIPVYLTPGTLRARDIGALPAVHLIEGHQPFVVGDIQVTPVAVPHDAREAAQFVFRSRGSSLGLLTDLGTITPHVEAHYGDCDALVLEANHDPQMLAQGPYPPSLKRRVGGAYGHLSNQQAAGFLQRVGSDHLQHLVVAHISEKNNSLELARAALADAAERAANCIFACQQEGFDWLQIEKAE; from the coding sequence ATGGCGATCAGATTTGCCTCCCTGGGTAGTGGCAGTAAGGGCAATGGCACTCTGGTCGCCTCCGGCGACCACTGCCTGCTGGTGGACTGCGGATTTACCATCAAGGAAACCGAGCGGCGCCTGGCGCGGCTCGGTGTCTCTCCGGCAGACCTCACTGCCATTCTCGTCACCCACGAACACAGCGACCATATGGGCGGTGTGGGTCCTTTTGCGCGCAAGCACCGGATCCCGGTCTATCTGACCCCGGGCACCTTGCGTGCGCGTGACATTGGTGCGTTGCCGGCGGTCCATCTGATCGAAGGTCATCAGCCGTTCGTGGTGGGTGACATACAGGTGACACCGGTGGCGGTGCCACACGATGCGCGTGAAGCGGCACAATTCGTCTTCCGCAGCCGCGGCAGCAGCCTGGGCCTGCTGACAGACCTGGGGACCATTACGCCCCATGTGGAAGCCCACTATGGCGACTGCGACGCACTGGTACTGGAAGCGAATCACGACCCACAGATGCTGGCGCAGGGACCTTACCCGCCCTCGCTGAAACGGCGGGTGGGCGGTGCCTATGGTCACCTGAGCAATCAACAGGCCGCGGGATTCCTGCAGCGGGTGGGCAGCGATCATCTGCAGCACCTGGTTGTCGCACATATCAGTGAAAAAAATAATAGCCTGGAGCTGGCGCGAGCCGCCCTTGCGGATGCCGCCGAGCGCGCGGCCAACTGTATTTTCGCCTGTCAGCAGGAAGGGTTTGACTGGCTGCAGATTGAAAAGGCAGAGTAA
- the bamC gene encoding outer membrane protein assembly factor BamC, translating to MTKLTAGALLCAAVTTLSGCGIFGKDGYFRDRGDDYQLADSLPPLQMPEGVSSKNQEELYEIPQISGEVERGDFVVPRPQALSVNVGLDRVKIQKLGSRRWVLVNQPPDEVWPQLHYFLRTTGLQLAMSDAGAGTMETTWLTFGDNPDTKDKYRLQVESGVQPDTTEIHVRHLSAPLETPAGGAVNWPAQSSSPEREGWMIDEMSSALAADATGAAASLVAQAIGGGKVKVQVMEPAGKEPYIALGLAMNRAWATVSHALNTGAYRLHKEDSDIGIFYVTYDSERELSEDDEGWFSRWGSGSKEDKLAKSAEAYSLQQVLANIDMTSSVQPALFAGMQGLGGAADSNIPGYLVVLRGVDDAIEVRIRSTRGQPLSRAKTSELLMAIRQNLI from the coding sequence ATGACAAAACTTACCGCCGGAGCCCTGCTGTGCGCTGCGGTTACCACCCTGAGTGGCTGTGGCATCTTTGGCAAGGACGGTTATTTCCGCGACCGCGGTGACGACTACCAGCTGGCGGACAGCCTGCCGCCACTGCAGATGCCCGAAGGTGTTTCTTCCAAGAATCAGGAAGAACTTTATGAAATACCGCAGATCAGCGGCGAGGTGGAGCGCGGTGATTTTGTCGTGCCGCGCCCGCAGGCGCTGTCGGTCAATGTGGGCCTCGACCGGGTGAAAATCCAGAAGCTGGGTAGCCGCCGCTGGGTCCTGGTGAACCAGCCGCCGGATGAGGTGTGGCCGCAGCTGCATTACTTCCTGCGCACCACGGGTTTGCAGCTGGCCATGTCGGATGCCGGCGCTGGCACGATGGAAACCACCTGGCTCACGTTTGGCGATAACCCGGACACCAAAGATAAATACCGCCTGCAGGTGGAGTCCGGCGTGCAGCCGGATACCACCGAGATTCATGTACGCCACCTGTCTGCGCCACTGGAAACACCGGCGGGCGGAGCGGTGAACTGGCCCGCCCAATCCTCCAGCCCGGAGCGGGAAGGGTGGATGATCGACGAGATGTCCAGCGCCCTCGCCGCCGATGCGACCGGCGCTGCGGCCTCCCTGGTGGCGCAGGCCATTGGCGGTGGCAAGGTCAAGGTGCAGGTGATGGAGCCTGCGGGTAAGGAGCCCTACATCGCTCTGGGCCTGGCAATGAACCGCGCCTGGGCCACCGTGAGCCATGCGCTCAACACCGGAGCCTATCGCCTGCACAAAGAAGATTCGGATATCGGTATTTTCTATGTGACCTACGATTCGGAGCGCGAGCTGTCGGAGGATGATGAGGGCTGGTTCTCCCGCTGGGGCTCTGGCAGCAAAGAAGACAAGCTGGCCAAATCCGCAGAGGCCTACAGCCTGCAGCAGGTGCTGGCGAATATCGATATGACGTCTTCTGTTCAGCCTGCGCTGTTTGCGGGTATGCAGGGGTTGGGCGGTGCTGCCGACAGCAATATCCCCGGTTACCTGGTGGTACTGCGCGGCGTGGACGATGCGATTGAAGTGCGAATTCGCAGTACCCGCGGCCAGCCGCTGTCGCGGGCCAAAACCTCTGAACTGTTGATGGCCATTCGCCAGAACCTGATCTGA
- the dapA gene encoding 4-hydroxy-tetrahydrodipicolinate synthase, which translates to MISGSMVALATPMYADGSLDWDKLHELVEWHIEQGTRALVAVGTTGESATLDVHEHLEVIRRVVDQVAGRIPVIAGTGANSTTEAIELTATAAKCGADACLLVTPYYNKPTQEGLYQHFKTVAKTVDIPQILYNVPGRTAVDMLPETVQRLSEVSNIVGIKEATGDLERARQVIERVPEDFALYSGDDATAVELMLLGGHGNISVTANVAPAAVAQMCEAALAGDADTARAINQRIEILHKTLFVESNPIPVKWALKEMGRIEDGIRLPLTSLSPEFHAVVRDALRSAGVL; encoded by the coding sequence ATGATTTCCGGCAGTATGGTGGCACTCGCCACACCGATGTATGCAGATGGCAGTCTCGATTGGGACAAGCTGCATGAGCTGGTGGAGTGGCACATCGAGCAGGGCACCCGTGCGCTGGTGGCCGTGGGTACCACCGGTGAGTCGGCGACCCTCGACGTGCATGAGCACCTTGAAGTGATCCGCCGCGTGGTCGACCAGGTGGCCGGGCGCATTCCGGTGATTGCCGGCACCGGTGCCAATTCCACCACCGAGGCGATCGAGCTCACCGCCACGGCGGCCAAGTGTGGGGCCGATGCCTGTCTGCTGGTGACTCCCTATTACAACAAGCCTACCCAGGAAGGGCTGTACCAGCACTTCAAAACGGTGGCCAAGACCGTCGATATCCCGCAGATCCTCTACAATGTGCCCGGGCGTACCGCGGTGGACATGCTGCCGGAAACCGTGCAGCGGTTGTCCGAGGTGAGTAACATCGTCGGGATCAAGGAAGCGACCGGGGACCTGGAGCGCGCGCGTCAGGTGATTGAGCGGGTGCCGGAAGACTTCGCCCTCTACTCCGGCGACGACGCCACGGCAGTGGAGTTGATGCTCCTCGGCGGCCACGGGAATATCAGCGTCACCGCGAATGTCGCCCCGGCGGCGGTGGCCCAGATGTGTGAGGCTGCACTGGCCGGCGATGCGGATACGGCCCGCGCCATCAATCAGCGCATCGAAATATTGCACAAAACGCTGTTTGTGGAGTCCAACCCCATACCGGTGAAGTGGGCACTGAAAGAAATGGGTCGCATCGAAGACGGTATTCGTCTGCCGCTCACCAGCCTGTCACCGGAGTTTCATGCGGTAGTGCGCGACGCCCTGCGCAGTGCGGGCGTGCTCTGA
- the lpxL gene encoding LpxL/LpxP family Kdo(2)-lipid IV(A) lauroyl/palmitoleoyl acyltransferase — MEKPHFRVALLHPRYWLTWSLFGLWYLVAQLPYRWQMALGRGLGKVMLRFAKSRRFIAERNLALCFPELPPRKREQLLRRNFASHGIALMEAGMAWFRSSHWLRKRFTIEGLEYLQAPYERGQGVVMMAMHFTTLEIGAAFMSMSHPVDGMYRPHKNPVYDYMQRKGRERHGENSNVLQRKDVRGMLRALQNGRAVWYAPDQDYGIKQGVFAPLFGVPAATVTGTSRFARVGRAQVVPYTVTRLEEKGLYHVKVFPPLAEIPSGDEQKDAVLVNQFVEARMRENPSQYMWVHRRFKTRPEGEEPFYPARKRRRKKRKPLASR; from the coding sequence ATGGAAAAACCGCATTTTCGTGTCGCCCTGTTACATCCGCGTTACTGGCTGACCTGGTCGCTGTTCGGGCTCTGGTACCTGGTGGCGCAGCTGCCCTACCGCTGGCAAATGGCTCTGGGCCGGGGGCTGGGTAAAGTGATGCTGCGGTTCGCCAAAAGCCGCCGGTTCATCGCCGAGCGCAATCTGGCGCTGTGTTTCCCCGAGCTTCCCCCGCGCAAGCGCGAGCAACTGTTGCGTCGCAATTTTGCCTCCCACGGTATCGCCCTGATGGAAGCCGGCATGGCGTGGTTCCGTTCCAGCCACTGGCTGCGCAAGCGCTTTACCATCGAGGGACTGGAGTACCTGCAGGCGCCCTACGAGCGCGGCCAGGGTGTGGTGATGATGGCGATGCACTTCACCACCCTGGAGATTGGTGCCGCCTTTATGTCGATGAGTCACCCGGTGGATGGTATGTACCGGCCGCACAAAAACCCGGTGTACGACTACATGCAGCGCAAGGGGCGTGAGCGGCACGGGGAGAATTCCAATGTGTTGCAGCGCAAGGATGTGCGGGGAATGCTGCGCGCGCTGCAAAATGGGCGCGCGGTGTGGTACGCCCCCGATCAGGATTACGGCATCAAGCAGGGCGTATTTGCCCCTCTGTTTGGCGTGCCGGCCGCCACCGTCACCGGCACCTCGCGCTTTGCGCGGGTGGGCCGTGCACAGGTGGTGCCCTACACGGTCACCCGCCTCGAAGAGAAAGGCCTGTACCACGTGAAGGTGTTTCCGCCGCTCGCGGAAATTCCCTCCGGAGACGAACAGAAAGACGCGGTACTGGTGAATCAGTTTGTCGAGGCGCGTATGCGCGAGAACCCGTCCCAATATATGTGGGTGCACCGCCGCTTCAAGACCCGCCCGGAGGGGGAAGAACCCTTCTACCCGGCGCGCAAGCGGCGGCGTAAAAAGCGCAAGCCCCTCGCTTCGCGTTGA
- a CDS encoding DUF2789 domain-containing protein, translated as METGHHTLNDLFAQLGLGSDDAAIEDFLGRHHLAGEEKLARAEFWSDSQRKFLHDAIVEDSDWCEVVDELDALLRH; from the coding sequence ATGGAAACCGGTCACCACACCCTGAACGACCTGTTTGCCCAGCTTGGCCTGGGCTCTGATGACGCCGCGATCGAAGACTTCCTGGGCCGGCACCATCTCGCTGGGGAAGAGAAACTGGCCAGGGCGGAGTTCTGGAGTGACAGCCAGCGCAAATTCCTGCACGACGCGATCGTGGAAGACTCCGATTGGTGTGAGGTCGTGGACGAGCTGGACGCCCTGTTGCGACATTGA
- a CDS encoding NADP(H)-dependent aldo-keto reductase — translation MEQRQLGKTDIQVSKICLGTMTFGEQNTEQQAFEQLDYAVAQGVNFIDCAEMYPVPPRPETYGRTEEIIGNWLQQRGKRADVILASKVTGRGAANSGVGHVRGGPRLNRAQILQACDDSLTRLKTDYIDLYQVHWPERQANFFGKLSYQHGDDDGVDISETLSALQELVDAGKVRHIGLSNETPWGMHRYLRLAAHGNKPRVASIQNPYSLLNRTFEVGLAEMAIREQCGLLAYSPLGFGTLSGKYLHGARPEGARLTLFERFQRYTGERAISATEQYVHLAREFGLDPAQMALAFVTQQPFVTSNIIGATTQDQLQSNIASAELVLSAEQLEAIDAIHQQNPSPAP, via the coding sequence ATGGAACAGCGTCAGCTCGGGAAAACCGATATTCAAGTGAGTAAAATCTGCCTGGGCACCATGACCTTTGGCGAGCAGAATACCGAGCAGCAGGCGTTCGAGCAGCTGGACTATGCGGTAGCACAGGGCGTCAATTTTATTGACTGTGCGGAAATGTATCCGGTGCCGCCGAGGCCCGAAACCTATGGTCGCACCGAGGAGATTATCGGTAACTGGCTGCAGCAGCGCGGCAAGCGCGCGGACGTCATTCTGGCGAGCAAGGTCACCGGACGCGGCGCCGCCAACTCCGGGGTGGGGCATGTTCGCGGCGGCCCACGTCTCAATCGTGCACAGATCCTGCAAGCTTGTGACGACTCGCTGACGCGCCTGAAAACCGATTACATCGACCTGTATCAGGTACACTGGCCCGAGCGGCAGGCCAACTTCTTTGGCAAGCTGAGCTACCAGCACGGCGACGATGACGGCGTGGACATCAGTGAAACCCTGTCCGCCCTGCAAGAGCTGGTGGATGCGGGCAAGGTGCGCCACATCGGCCTTTCCAACGAGACTCCCTGGGGCATGCATCGCTACCTGCGTCTTGCGGCCCACGGTAACAAGCCGCGCGTGGCGTCGATCCAGAACCCCTACAGCCTGCTGAACCGCACCTTCGAAGTAGGGCTGGCGGAAATGGCGATTCGCGAGCAATGCGGATTGCTTGCCTACTCCCCGCTGGGGTTTGGCACCCTGAGCGGCAAATACCTGCACGGTGCCCGGCCGGAGGGCGCTCGCCTCACCCTGTTCGAGCGCTTCCAGCGCTACACCGGTGAGCGCGCGATCTCGGCGACGGAGCAGTATGTGCATCTGGCGCGCGAATTTGGCCTGGACCCGGCGCAGATGGCGCTGGCCTTCGTCACCCAGCAACCCTTCGTCACATCCAACATTATCGGTGCCACCACACAGGATCAGTTGCAGAGCAATATTGCCAGTGCGGAACTGGTGTTGAGCGCCGAGCAACTGGAGGCGATTGATGCCATTCACCAGCAGAATCCCAGCCCGGCCCCTTGA